In one Streptomyces sp. T12 genomic region, the following are encoded:
- a CDS encoding NAD(P)/FAD-dependent oxidoreductase: MHDGDVVVIGGGYAGVRLAKRLDTTARVTLVDRKEVFFHRIASLRAGVRPDWSHSPFIPYDRLLRNGRVVVGKAVRIDTAERQVMLATGERLPYDVLVIATGADYPEPARFSGTTTEEAVKSFATHQQHIASAEHILVVGGGPSGVELSAEIRLARPDARVTLAHSGPELLHSTGSARAGRKARSWLESHDVNVWLDAFMSPGNDFGTYRDAGGNVIEADRSFWATGTTPNTLWLRLAGHGDWLNETGHVKVDQALRVQGWLDVFAVGDVNDATEVKITPAALAQADLAAHNIRAYLNSGGKHRKEPRFYRPVHRTPLIVPFGPADGVTMLPVPGGETAVLGSRTTTMAKAKTLMTPYMRRQLGYTAA, translated from the coding sequence GTGCATGACGGCGACGTAGTGGTGATCGGCGGCGGCTATGCGGGCGTCCGTCTGGCGAAGCGACTGGACACGACGGCGCGGGTCACGCTGGTGGACCGCAAGGAGGTCTTCTTCCACCGCATCGCCTCCCTGCGCGCCGGGGTGCGTCCGGACTGGTCCCACAGCCCGTTCATCCCGTACGACCGGCTGCTGCGCAACGGCCGCGTGGTCGTGGGCAAGGCGGTCCGCATCGACACCGCCGAACGGCAGGTCATGCTCGCCACGGGGGAGCGGCTCCCGTACGACGTGCTGGTGATCGCCACCGGCGCCGACTACCCCGAACCGGCCCGCTTCTCCGGCACCACCACCGAGGAGGCGGTGAAGTCCTTCGCCACGCACCAGCAGCACATCGCCTCGGCGGAGCACATCCTCGTCGTCGGCGGCGGGCCCTCCGGGGTCGAGCTCAGCGCCGAGATCCGCCTCGCCCGGCCGGACGCCCGCGTCACGCTCGCCCACTCCGGACCGGAGCTGCTGCACTCCACGGGCAGCGCGCGGGCCGGGCGCAAGGCGCGCAGCTGGCTGGAGTCCCACGACGTGAACGTGTGGCTCGACGCCTTCATGTCCCCCGGCAACGACTTCGGCACCTACCGCGACGCCGGCGGAAACGTCATCGAAGCCGACCGCTCCTTCTGGGCGACCGGCACCACGCCCAACACGCTCTGGCTGCGCCTGGCCGGGCACGGGGACTGGCTGAACGAGACGGGACACGTGAAGGTCGACCAGGCACTGCGGGTCCAGGGATGGCTGGACGTGTTCGCGGTCGGCGACGTGAACGACGCCACCGAGGTCAAGATCACCCCGGCCGCGCTGGCCCAGGCGGACCTGGCCGCCCACAACATCCGCGCCTACCTGAACAGCGGCGGCAAGCACCGCAAGGAGCCCCGCTTCTACCGGCCGGTGCACCGCACCCCGCTCATCGTGCCGTTCGGCCCGGCCGACGGAGTGACGATGCTGCCCGTGCCGGGCGGCGAGACGGCGGTCCTCGGCAGCCGCACCACGACCATGGCCAAGGCGAAGACCCTCATGACCCCGTACATGCGACGCCAGCTGGGCTACACAGCGGCGTGA
- a CDS encoding BON domain-containing protein, with protein sequence MSGYAARPAPGAGGAQNLDYRVAHLADHLAAGDLGELGVRIEIRGEAVLLTGTVPSAQCRDDVLRMARDELPSIPVHCDIVVADASAPDHAEEVE encoded by the coding sequence ATGAGCGGATACGCCGCCCGGCCCGCTCCCGGCGCCGGCGGAGCGCAGAACCTGGACTACCGCGTGGCCCATCTCGCCGACCACCTGGCCGCCGGGGACCTCGGCGAGCTGGGTGTGCGGATCGAGATCCGCGGCGAGGCGGTTCTGCTGACCGGCACCGTGCCGTCCGCGCAGTGTCGTGACGACGTCCTGCGCATGGCCCGGGACGAGCTGCCGTCAATCCCCGTCCACTGCGACATCGTGGTCGCGGACGCCTCCGCGCCCGACCACGCCGAGGAGGTCGAATGA
- a CDS encoding metallophosphoesterase, producing MIRIAAVGDIHMGPESKGRLRPSFETLPDSADVLLLAGDLTRHGTPEEARVVAREVEGLAVPVVAVLGNHDHHADCPDEVAAVLRDAGVRVLEGQATVVVNGDARIGVAGTKGFGGGFVGRCAGEFGEPIMKEFVRYSRWRAETLRDSLLELRAQDCDVRIALTHFSPVPDTLAGEAPEIYPFLGSYLLAEAIDSAGADLAVHGHAHLGTEHGMTSGGVKVRNVAQPVIGRAFHVYHLAGPEPATAAAPGSSGGHAG from the coding sequence ATGATCCGGATAGCGGCCGTCGGGGACATCCACATGGGGCCCGAGAGCAAGGGCCGGCTCCGTCCCTCGTTCGAGACCCTGCCCGACAGCGCCGACGTCCTGCTGCTCGCCGGGGACCTCACCCGCCACGGCACCCCGGAGGAGGCCCGGGTGGTCGCACGCGAGGTCGAGGGCCTGGCGGTCCCGGTGGTCGCGGTCCTGGGCAACCACGATCACCACGCCGACTGCCCCGACGAGGTCGCCGCCGTGCTGCGGGACGCGGGTGTACGCGTCCTGGAAGGACAGGCGACCGTGGTGGTCAACGGCGACGCGCGCATCGGCGTGGCCGGTACGAAGGGGTTCGGCGGCGGATTCGTGGGCCGCTGCGCCGGTGAGTTCGGCGAGCCGATCATGAAGGAGTTCGTCAGGTACTCGCGTTGGCGCGCCGAAACCCTGCGGGACTCCCTGCTGGAACTGCGGGCGCAGGACTGCGACGTACGCATCGCCCTCACCCACTTCTCCCCGGTCCCGGACACGCTGGCCGGCGAGGCACCCGAGATCTACCCGTTCCTCGGCAGCTATCTGCTGGCCGAGGCGATCGACTCGGCAGGCGCCGACCTCGCGGTCCACGGGCACGCACACCTGGGCACGGAGCACGGCATGACCAGCGGCGGCGTGAAAGTGCGCAACGTCGCACAGCCGGTCATCGGCCGGGCGTTCCACGTCTACCACCTTGCGGGACCGGAGCCGGCGACGGCCGCGGCCCCGGGCTCCTCGGGCGGCCATGCGGGCTGA
- a CDS encoding hemerythrin domain-containing protein, which yields MGHGGDVIDELVTDHREVEEFFGRIEALPSGDKDRKLYADQATIELVRHSVAEEAYLYPAVREHLANGDALADKETDDHSRAEQTMKDLEAYDADDPEFDRLIGMLMTEIRSHIADEEQNLFPQLSAACPKNTLDALGNKVRQAKKLAPTRPHPSAPDKPPANKLLAPGVGLIDRLRDALTGRGKKD from the coding sequence ATGGGTCATGGTGGGGACGTCATCGACGAGCTGGTGACCGATCACCGCGAGGTCGAGGAGTTCTTCGGTCGGATCGAGGCGCTTCCGTCCGGTGACAAGGACCGCAAGCTGTACGCCGACCAGGCCACGATCGAGCTGGTCCGCCACTCGGTCGCCGAGGAGGCCTACCTGTATCCGGCCGTGCGGGAGCACCTGGCGAACGGGGACGCGCTGGCCGACAAGGAGACCGACGACCACTCCAGGGCCGAGCAGACGATGAAGGATCTGGAGGCGTACGACGCCGACGATCCCGAGTTCGACCGGCTCATCGGGATGCTGATGACGGAGATCCGCTCGCACATCGCCGACGAGGAGCAGAACCTCTTCCCCCAGCTGAGCGCGGCGTGTCCCAAGAACACGCTGGACGCGCTGGGCAACAAGGTGCGCCAGGCGAAGAAGCTGGCACCGACCCGCCCGCACCCCTCCGCGCCGGACAAGCCGCCGGCCAACAAGCTGCTGGCCCCGGGTGTCGGCCTGATCGACCGGCTGCGCGACGCGCTGACGGGGCGCGGCAAGAAGGACTGA
- a CDS encoding polysaccharide pyruvyl transferase family protein, producing MTINQHPSPVPAASSDLRIGLLGSYGGCNIGDEAILMCVLSCLRAHRPQARLVVFSRNADHTRTHQWDADEVVDWEGVPQKPVLDALAGLDLLVLGGGGILYDGEARRYLRLVKAAHERGVPTFAYAVGAGPLRDADDREAVRTVLPEMTEVVVRDEESRLVLEEVGVERELTVTADPALLLTPEPFTEQMMRQEGLPLNARLVGMSVREPGRAAEKLDEEDYHGLLADVADFLARRLDAHVVFVPMERQDVRQAHGVLSRMSAPDQGRILHNTYSPGEVLGFMSHLDLVVGMRLHVVIFAALSGLPVLPLPYSGKVFDFARRTGAPALVGVAREQAGLLLAEVDRLWDEFPRRQEDMKARVRGLRALARETCDRCGALLDSVGIDGGARAAGRVEGADLILTPGTPTADLRDHGA from the coding sequence ATGACGATCAACCAGCACCCGTCGCCCGTCCCGGCCGCCTCGTCGGATCTGCGGATCGGCCTGCTCGGCTCGTACGGCGGGTGCAACATCGGCGACGAAGCGATTCTGATGTGTGTACTGAGCTGTCTGCGCGCCCATCGGCCGCAGGCCCGGCTCGTCGTCTTCAGCCGGAACGCGGACCACACCCGCACCCATCAGTGGGATGCCGACGAGGTGGTCGACTGGGAGGGCGTACCGCAAAAGCCCGTCCTCGACGCCCTCGCGGGACTGGATCTGCTGGTGCTGGGCGGCGGCGGGATCCTCTACGACGGGGAGGCGCGGCGCTATCTGCGGCTGGTGAAGGCGGCGCACGAGCGCGGCGTCCCCACGTTCGCCTACGCGGTTGGTGCGGGCCCGCTGCGCGATGCGGACGACCGGGAGGCCGTGCGCACCGTGCTGCCGGAGATGACCGAGGTCGTCGTCCGCGACGAGGAGTCACGCCTCGTCCTGGAGGAGGTCGGCGTCGAGCGCGAGCTCACCGTCACCGCCGACCCGGCGTTGCTGCTCACGCCGGAACCCTTCACCGAGCAGATGATGCGGCAGGAGGGGCTTCCGCTGAACGCCCGGCTGGTCGGGATGTCCGTGCGCGAGCCCGGCCGGGCGGCGGAGAAACTCGACGAGGAGGACTATCACGGGCTGCTCGCCGACGTCGCGGACTTCCTCGCCCGGCGCCTGGACGCCCACGTGGTCTTCGTGCCGATGGAACGCCAGGACGTCCGGCAGGCCCACGGCGTGCTGTCCCGGATGAGCGCCCCGGACCAGGGCCGCATCCTGCACAACACCTACAGCCCCGGCGAGGTCCTCGGCTTCATGAGCCACCTGGACCTGGTCGTGGGCATGCGCCTGCACGTCGTGATCTTCGCCGCGCTCTCCGGCCTGCCGGTGCTGCCGCTGCCGTACTCGGGCAAGGTCTTCGACTTCGCCCGCCGTACGGGGGCGCCCGCGCTGGTGGGTGTGGCGCGGGAGCAGGCCGGGCTGCTGCTCGCCGAGGTGGACCGGCTCTGGGACGAGTTCCCGCGGCGGCAGGAGGACATGAAAGCCCGGGTGCGGGGGCTGCGGGCGCTGGCCCGGGAGACCTGTGACCGCTGCGGGGCCCTCCTGGACTCCGTCGGCATCGACGGCGGCGCGCGCGCCGCGGGGCGGGTGGAGGGCGCCGACCTGATTCTGACCCCGGGCACGCCCACGGCCGACCTGAGGGACCACGGCGCGTGA
- a CDS encoding FAD-dependent oxidoreductase, translating into MPILEPSRPVRTVTLPPREARHGGRTDVLVVGGGPAGTAAACAAAEAGADVVLVERYGFLGGNATVALVMPLMSFHNEQKQAVFDESGHHSRLLPTDHGEGEPVVAGFLWLLLDRLTARGGCVPPSPDTGYTVPFDPEIYKLVLLDLLDEAGVRMLFHSFASTALPLDDGWRVVFETKSGPVVIDAGVVVDGTGDGDIAAACGAPYEIGRPEDGLVQPMTLMFRVVDFLQPQFSEYVGEHPDQWRGVHGLWDLVQEATEAGELRLPREDMLFFGTPHSREVSVNSTRVTRVLGTDVWDLSRAEYVARRQMEQIDRFLRGHVPGFKKSYVAQSGVQIGVRETRRILGDYHLTGHDILAARAFPDAVAHGAYPVDIHNPRGSGTVLKRVPRGRFYDIPLRCLLPKDTDRLLVAGRCISGSHVAHSSYRVMPISMATGQAAGVCAALSVRLGRSPRDVPYHLVQRALRRQGAHLSLEPREPVQQRG; encoded by the coding sequence ATGCCGATCCTGGAACCGTCCCGCCCCGTCCGGACCGTCACCCTGCCACCGCGGGAGGCCCGCCACGGCGGCCGCACGGACGTCCTGGTCGTCGGCGGCGGCCCGGCCGGCACCGCCGCGGCCTGTGCGGCGGCCGAGGCCGGCGCCGACGTCGTGCTCGTGGAGCGCTACGGCTTCCTCGGCGGCAACGCCACCGTGGCGCTGGTCATGCCGCTGATGTCGTTCCACAACGAGCAGAAACAGGCCGTGTTCGACGAGAGCGGCCACCACAGCAGGCTGCTGCCCACCGACCACGGGGAGGGCGAACCGGTGGTGGCCGGCTTCCTGTGGCTCCTGCTGGACCGGCTCACCGCCCGCGGCGGCTGCGTCCCGCCGTCCCCCGACACCGGCTACACCGTGCCGTTCGACCCGGAGATCTACAAACTCGTCCTCCTCGACCTGCTCGACGAGGCGGGCGTGCGCATGCTGTTCCACTCCTTCGCCTCCACCGCGCTGCCCCTCGACGACGGCTGGCGGGTGGTGTTCGAGACCAAGTCCGGCCCGGTGGTGATCGACGCCGGTGTCGTCGTCGACGGCACGGGGGACGGCGACATCGCCGCCGCCTGCGGGGCGCCGTACGAGATCGGGCGGCCGGAGGACGGGCTGGTGCAGCCGATGACGCTCATGTTCCGCGTCGTCGACTTCCTGCAGCCGCAGTTCTCCGAGTACGTCGGCGAGCATCCCGACCAGTGGCGGGGCGTGCACGGGCTGTGGGACCTGGTCCAGGAGGCCACCGAGGCGGGCGAACTGCGCCTGCCCCGCGAGGACATGCTGTTCTTCGGCACCCCGCACTCACGCGAGGTCAGCGTCAACAGCACCCGGGTCACCCGTGTGCTCGGCACCGATGTGTGGGACCTGAGCCGCGCCGAGTACGTCGCGCGCCGCCAGATGGAACAGATCGACCGCTTCCTGCGCGGACACGTGCCCGGCTTCAAGAAGTCGTACGTGGCACAGAGCGGCGTCCAGATCGGCGTACGGGAGACCCGCCGCATCCTCGGCGACTACCACCTGACCGGCCATGACATCCTCGCGGCGCGCGCGTTCCCGGACGCCGTCGCGCACGGCGCCTACCCCGTCGACATCCACAACCCCAGGGGCAGCGGCACCGTCCTCAAGCGCGTGCCCCGCGGACGCTTCTACGACATCCCGCTGCGCTGTCTGCTGCCCAAGGACACCGACCGCCTGCTGGTCGCCGGGCGCTGCATCTCCGGCTCGCACGTGGCGCACTCGTCCTACCGCGTCATGCCCATCTCCATGGCGACCGGCCAGGCAGCCGGGGTCTGCGCCGCGCTGTCCGTACGGCTCGGCCGCAGTCCCCGCGACGTGCCCTACCACCTCGTCCAGCGCGCGCTGCGGCGCCAGGGCGCCCACCTGAGCCTGGAACCCCGGGAACCCGTGCAGCAACGCGGCTGA
- a CDS encoding SDR family NAD(P)-dependent oxidoreductase translates to MTSHPYLSELFSLDGRVAVVTGGSSGIGRAIAEALARAGASVVVVARKEAELAATVGELAAHGCRAAWVSADLSTRDGVRAAAEEAVEAFGEPDILVNCAGINLRPPMGELGEDVWDTTMAVNLEAPYLLGQRFGPGMAERGFGRIIHITSQQAHRAFVQSGAYGVSKGALESLARSQAEAWSPYGVTCNTLVPGFVMTPLNARLSSDPEKVAALAARTMVGRNGLAEDFAGAAVFLASGASAYVTGQALFVDGGLSVH, encoded by the coding sequence ATGACCTCGCATCCCTACCTCTCCGAACTCTTCTCGCTGGACGGCCGGGTCGCCGTGGTGACCGGCGGCAGTTCCGGCATCGGCCGCGCCATCGCCGAAGCCCTCGCACGCGCCGGAGCGAGCGTCGTCGTCGTGGCCCGCAAGGAGGCGGAGTTGGCCGCGACCGTCGGCGAACTGGCCGCCCACGGCTGCCGAGCGGCCTGGGTGAGCGCCGACCTGAGCACGCGCGACGGCGTGCGCGCGGCGGCCGAGGAGGCGGTCGAGGCGTTCGGGGAGCCCGACATCCTCGTCAACTGCGCCGGGATCAACCTGCGGCCCCCGATGGGCGAGTTGGGCGAGGACGTGTGGGACACCACGATGGCCGTGAACCTGGAGGCGCCCTACCTGCTGGGTCAGCGGTTCGGGCCCGGCATGGCCGAACGGGGCTTCGGGCGGATCATCCACATCACCTCCCAGCAGGCGCACCGGGCGTTCGTCCAGAGCGGCGCCTACGGAGTCTCCAAGGGGGCGCTGGAATCGCTGGCCCGTTCACAGGCCGAGGCATGGTCGCCGTACGGCGTCACCTGCAACACGCTCGTGCCGGGGTTCGTCATGACGCCCCTGAACGCACGCCTGTCGTCCGACCCCGAGAAGGTGGCGGCGCTCGCCGCGCGCACGATGGTCGGGCGCAACGGGCTGGCCGAGGACTTCGCCGGCGCGGCGGTGTTCCTCGCGAGCGGCGCCTCCGCGTACGTCACCGGGCAGGCGCTCTTCGTCGACGGCGGGCTCTCCGTGCACTAG
- a CDS encoding GNAT family N-acetyltransferase, protein MAIDVRPASVFEDVRAVLGPKSPQASVCYCLSYRIPSKVNKELRGPARGEYVADLCRADPPPGVLAYDGDEPVGWAAVAPRSATSFARNRKIPHVDDLPVWSLWCVRVRPGHRKQGITHALIAGAVDFARERGAPMIEAYPLDNGDARVDLTMAYAGLRKNFERAGFVHAADTTSVLAGHPRILMRLDLRG, encoded by the coding sequence ATGGCCATCGATGTGCGTCCGGCTTCGGTCTTCGAGGACGTCCGTGCGGTGCTGGGCCCGAAGTCGCCCCAGGCGAGCGTGTGTTACTGCCTGAGCTACCGGATCCCGTCCAAGGTGAACAAGGAGCTGCGCGGGCCGGCCCGCGGTGAGTACGTCGCCGACCTGTGCCGTGCCGATCCCCCGCCGGGGGTGCTCGCCTACGACGGGGACGAGCCGGTCGGCTGGGCCGCCGTGGCGCCGCGCTCGGCGACGTCCTTCGCGCGCAACCGGAAGATCCCGCACGTCGACGACCTGCCGGTCTGGTCGCTGTGGTGCGTCCGCGTACGCCCCGGCCACCGAAAGCAGGGGATCACCCACGCCCTCATCGCCGGCGCGGTCGACTTCGCCCGCGAGCGGGGCGCGCCGATGATCGAGGCGTACCCCCTCGACAACGGTGATGCCAGGGTCGATCTGACGATGGCGTACGCCGGGCTCCGGAAGAACTTCGAACGCGCCGGGTTCGTCCACGCGGCCGACACGACTTCGGTCCTGGCCGGCCATCCCCGCATCCTGATGCGGCTCGACCTGCGGGGCTGA
- a CDS encoding phosphoribosyltransferase has product MSFRDRTHAGRELALRLVEWADSGDLINPLVLALPSGGVPVAAEVARALHAPLDVLVAREISTPIRPETAIGAIVADDPPLYDRQSLAMMHLSEDRLGDVVASERGELHRREYVYRGRRPTPSVGGRTVVLVDDGLTTGLTVTAALRYLRRHGPDRLILAVPVGSPRTTAALRTECDDLVCLVQPPSLHAVGEWYEDFGQVSDTEVADTLHTFHATA; this is encoded by the coding sequence GTGTCATTCCGCGACCGTACTCACGCCGGACGGGAACTCGCCCTGCGGCTGGTCGAGTGGGCCGACTCCGGCGATCTGATCAATCCGCTCGTGCTGGCCCTGCCGAGCGGCGGCGTGCCCGTCGCCGCGGAGGTGGCCCGCGCGCTGCACGCTCCGCTGGACGTGCTGGTCGCACGCGAGATCAGCACCCCGATCCGTCCGGAGACGGCGATCGGCGCGATCGTCGCCGACGATCCGCCGCTGTACGACCGGCAGAGCCTGGCCATGATGCATCTGTCCGAGGACCGGCTCGGCGATGTCGTCGCGAGCGAACGGGGCGAGCTGCACCGCCGCGAGTACGTCTACCGCGGCCGCCGTCCGACCCCGTCCGTGGGCGGCCGCACGGTCGTCCTCGTCGACGACGGCCTGACCACCGGCCTCACCGTCACGGCGGCACTGCGCTACCTGCGCCGCCACGGTCCGGACCGGCTGATCCTGGCGGTCCCCGTCGGCAGCCCACGGACGACGGCCGCCCTGCGCACCGAGTGCGACGACCTCGTGTGCCTGGTGCAGCCGCCGTCCCTGCACGCGGTCGGTGAGTGGTACGAGGACTTCGGCCAGGTCTCCGATACCGAGGTCGCGGACACCCTGCACACGTTCCACGCCACGGCGTGA
- a CDS encoding YbhB/YbcL family Raf kinase inhibitor-like protein, with the protein MTGIELTSSAFEDHAMIPRRHALEGQNVSPPLTWSGVPDEAVELALLCEDPDAPSGTFVHWLVTGIDPHADGLAAGKTTPGSHPHRNGYGESGWGGPLPPVGDDAHRYYFRLYALPGPVSVPEAATSDEAHQVLDRQQLATGTLVGLYQR; encoded by the coding sequence ATGACTGGCATCGAACTCACGAGCTCCGCGTTCGAGGATCACGCGATGATCCCGCGTCGTCACGCCTTGGAGGGGCAGAACGTCTCTCCGCCCCTGACCTGGTCCGGCGTGCCCGACGAGGCGGTGGAGCTGGCCCTGCTGTGCGAGGACCCGGACGCGCCGTCGGGGACCTTCGTCCACTGGCTGGTCACCGGCATCGATCCGCACGCGGACGGGCTCGCGGCGGGCAAGACGACGCCGGGCAGCCACCCGCACAGGAACGGTTACGGAGAATCCGGGTGGGGCGGTCCGCTGCCCCCGGTCGGCGACGACGCGCACCGGTACTACTTCCGCCTCTACGCTCTCCCGGGCCCCGTCTCCGTCCCGGAGGCGGCCACGTCGGACGAGGCACACCAGGTGCTCGACCGGCAGCAGCTGGCCACCGGAACGCTTGTAGGCCTCTACCAACGCTGA